A single region of the Arthrobacter sp. V1I7 genome encodes:
- a CDS encoding DUF4232 domain-containing protein has product MAATTDSTGGGAAGNVSMKLIVTNAGAEPCLLTGFAEVSLTSGPDGEPIGAAATRDYSTPVPEVLLAPGQAGTATLQYSQAGNYPDCTRTAAAGFRIYPPEDTASLFIVEPRDACANPSIALLTVEAFQAR; this is encoded by the coding sequence CTGGCAGCGACCACGGATTCCACCGGCGGCGGCGCGGCCGGCAACGTCAGCATGAAGCTGATCGTGACCAATGCAGGAGCGGAGCCCTGCCTCCTGACGGGCTTCGCCGAAGTCTCGCTGACCTCTGGCCCCGACGGCGAACCCATCGGTGCCGCTGCGACTCGTGACTACTCCACTCCGGTTCCGGAAGTACTGCTCGCGCCTGGCCAGGCGGGCACCGCAACGCTGCAGTACAGCCAGGCCGGCAACTACCCGGACTGCACCCGGACTGCAGCCGCCGGCTTCCGGATCTACCCGCCGGAAGACACCGCGTCCCTGTTCATCGTTGAGCCGCGGGACGCCTGCGCCAATCCCAGCATTGCGCTGCTGACCGTTGAAGCTTTCCAAGCCAGGTAG
- a CDS encoding YitT family protein: MMTRRFLQLLIGLAMYGVSLAMFIRAGLGLDPWDVFHQGIAVKTGLSIGTVVVIVSFLVLLLWIPLRQWPGVGTLCNAVLVGVFADIGLALIPAFSHLGGQAGMLAGAILLNGIASACYIGARLGPGARDGLMTGLARRTGWSVRASRTGIEVVVLGAGWLLGGSVGVGTVLYAVAIGPLVQLLLPRFTVPEPKVPTPLAPGVAVAP, encoded by the coding sequence ATGATGACCCGACGGTTCCTGCAGCTCCTCATTGGCCTCGCCATGTACGGCGTCTCGCTCGCGATGTTCATTCGGGCCGGTCTCGGACTGGATCCTTGGGATGTTTTCCACCAAGGCATCGCGGTCAAGACCGGACTGAGCATCGGCACGGTCGTGGTGATCGTGAGTTTCCTCGTGCTGCTCCTTTGGATCCCGCTCCGGCAATGGCCCGGCGTCGGTACGCTGTGCAACGCCGTGCTGGTGGGGGTCTTCGCGGACATCGGTCTTGCCCTTATTCCGGCGTTCTCGCACCTCGGCGGACAGGCCGGAATGCTCGCCGGGGCCATTCTGCTCAACGGCATCGCCTCGGCCTGCTACATCGGTGCCCGTCTGGGGCCCGGGGCCCGGGACGGTCTGATGACGGGACTCGCCCGGCGCACGGGCTGGTCGGTGCGGGCCTCCCGGACCGGAATCGAGGTCGTGGTGCTGGGCGCCGGCTGGCTGCTGGGCGGCTCCGTCGGCGTCGGGACGGTGCTCTATGCCGTGGCGATCGGACCGCTCGTGCAGCTCCTGCTGCCGCGTTTCACGGTGCCCGAACCAAAAGTACCGACGCCGCTGGCGCCAGGCGTTGCGGTCGCCCCCTGA
- a CDS encoding sialate O-acetylesterase has translation MAAVHRVRPLLDLLRVFLIVVLMFVLAPVSAPQVPDASPDTAPGTAEPPRSTDGRYGPERRAVLHVFLAVGQSNMSGRGLPLSGTDDRVDPRIFQYGAKLRTLRPATVPLDMHDNATGMSPASTLAREYLKTQPANVGVLIIPAAHGGTSFTSAAATLSWSVAGASARKFNLAAMAVAQTLEGMEAARAAGHVVDLKGILWHQGENNSSMTTSGYSAELDELIAFFRSRLAAPKLPFVVGGMAPEGIAATPGRVNVDRSHRETPSRVAYTGFAASMAGGVSTGDRSHFSRVGVEYLGKTYLSAYRRAAANIAKGSVSSRAHP, from the coding sequence ATGGCGGCTGTTCACCGCGTTCGGCCGCTACTCGACCTGCTTCGAGTGTTCCTCATTGTCGTTCTCATGTTTGTCCTGGCGCCGGTGTCCGCACCGCAGGTGCCGGATGCATCTCCTGATACAGCACCCGGGACGGCAGAACCGCCCCGTTCGACGGACGGCCGCTACGGACCGGAGCGGCGCGCCGTCCTGCATGTGTTCCTGGCGGTGGGGCAGTCGAACATGTCCGGGCGCGGCCTTCCCCTCAGTGGCACCGATGACAGGGTGGACCCGCGAATTTTCCAGTACGGCGCGAAACTTCGCACACTCAGGCCGGCAACGGTTCCCCTGGACATGCATGACAATGCAACAGGAATGTCGCCTGCGTCAACGCTGGCCCGCGAGTACTTGAAAACCCAGCCAGCCAACGTCGGGGTTCTCATCATCCCGGCGGCGCACGGCGGCACGTCATTCACCAGCGCCGCTGCCACCCTCAGCTGGTCGGTCGCCGGGGCCTCGGCACGGAAGTTTAACCTCGCGGCGATGGCGGTTGCGCAGACGCTGGAGGGTATGGAAGCGGCGAGGGCGGCCGGTCACGTCGTTGACCTCAAAGGCATCCTCTGGCACCAGGGCGAAAACAACTCGTCGATGACGACCTCCGGATACAGCGCGGAGCTGGACGAACTCATTGCCTTCTTCCGGTCGCGGCTTGCGGCGCCGAAACTGCCCTTTGTAGTGGGAGGCATGGCGCCAGAGGGAATCGCGGCCACACCGGGCAGGGTTAACGTGGACAGGAGCCACCGCGAAACCCCCTCGCGCGTCGCTTACACCGGGTTTGCAGCTTCTATGGCCGGCGGTGTGAGCACGGGGGACAGGAGCCACTTCTCCCGAGTTGGCGTCGAGTACCTGGGGAAAACGTACCTTTCCGCGTACCGGCGAGCCGCAGCCAACATAGCCAAGGGCTCAGTCAGCTCTCGGGCGCATCCATAA
- a CDS encoding DEAD/DEAH box helicase: protein MKGQQFAGGALTAEAMDRFSQPTRDWFLGAFSAPTPAQNGAWNAVSSGSHALVVAPTGSGKTLAAFLWALDRLLVSAPAEPAELPGLDAAKGIRRKTPKRNTRVLYISPLKALGVDVERNLRAPLIGITQTAKRLGLPAPLITVGVRSGDTPASDRRALLSHPPDILITTPESLFLMLTSKARETLSEVDTIIVDEVHAVAGTKRGAHLAVSLERLDALLAKPAQRIGLSATVEPKELVAQFLAGSAPVEIVAPPSKKNWDLTVSVPVEDMSDLQGAAGAFDSGPASGLQPQASIWPHVEEKIVDLVLANQSTIVFANSRRLAERLTARLNEIYAERQLVAAGGGWDEFGAAAADFDGRRGPTEPSGGVSLPAAPPTSTVPPTSTATPAHMMAQAGSTAGTDPVLARAHHGSVSKDQRALIEDDLKSGRLRCVVATSSLELGIDMGAVDLVVQVESPPSVASGLQRVGRAGHQVGEISQGVLFPKHRADLVHTAITVERMLGGKIERLSVPANPLDILAQQTVAATALGSIDVEEWFSTVRRSAPFASLPRSAFEATLDLLAGRYPSDEFAELRPRIIWDRNAGTIEGRPGAQRLAVTSGGTIPDRGLFGVYIIGTETEGSGGAGSSGTASADGRAASPAAAAAKGGRRVGELDEEMVYESRVGDVFALGATSWKIEDITHDRVLVSPAFGQPGKLPFWKGDSLGRPVDLGRALGAFVRELSASDVGPATERCKASGLDDFAANNLIQYLAEQKLATEMVPSDTTLVVERFHDELGDWRVVLHSPFGMPVHAPWALAVGQRLHQRYGTDGSAMAADDGIVLRVPMMEDEPPGAELFLFDPEELEQIVTAEVGGSALFASRFRECAARALLLPRQNPGKRQPLWQQRQRSAQLLDVARKYPTFPIVLETVRECLQDVYDLPALKDIAASVERRELRIVQTTTQQPSPFAKSLLFGYVAQFLYEGDSPLAERRAAALALDSTLLNELLGRVELRELLDAKVIEATERELQRLAPDRKVRGLEGVADLLRLLGPLTPAEVAARLEPRAEPVAAAEPSAAEPSPPVSPPPAPAPPGAVGPDPELQSAEPAPEALEILVVDAAAHLAALQRANRAIKVNVGGVERFAAVEDAARLRDALGVPLPLGVPLAFIEPVADPLGDLVSRYARTHGPFTSAEAAARLGLGVAVVGTALKRLAADGRVVEGEFRPHAAAPEPTAAGAGTLARPDAGPGIQQSPAAPSLAGVSEWCDAEVLRRLRRRSLAALRAEVEPVDAAAFGRFLPAWQNVLAPGRRGQSALRGLDGIITAVDQLSGVPIPASAWEPLVLASRVSGYQPAMLDELMAAGEVLWSGAGSLPGSDGWMSLHLADSAELTLNPAVDFEPGDVQLRLLDHLRNNGGGYFFRQLTKIAGGMDSVLSDQDVVSALWDLVWSGRVTGDTFAPVRALIAGGHTAHRQVARAPRARAPRLSRLGRAHGTGLMGSPGLTGGRYGSVTGSAPTPPLAAGRWSALPAPELDPTIHARATAELLLDRYGVVTRGSVMAENILGGFGLMYKVLARLEEAGRCRRGYFIEHLGAAQFAVPATVDRLRSYAEDTELHKPEPTALALAATDPANPYGAALPWPALNVDAGTGHRPGRKAGALVVLVDGALVLYVERGGKTLLAFSEDTETLTAAGASLVGVVTRGAVDKLIMEKVNGHDILDTPIATALAQAGAYSTPKGLRIRA, encoded by the coding sequence ATGAAGGGGCAGCAGTTCGCTGGCGGCGCACTCACAGCCGAAGCCATGGACCGGTTCAGCCAGCCGACCCGGGATTGGTTTTTGGGCGCTTTTTCCGCGCCCACCCCGGCCCAGAACGGCGCCTGGAACGCGGTCTCCTCCGGATCACACGCCCTCGTGGTCGCGCCCACGGGCTCCGGCAAAACGCTCGCGGCCTTCCTCTGGGCGCTGGACCGGCTGCTCGTCTCGGCCCCGGCGGAGCCCGCTGAACTGCCGGGCCTCGACGCCGCGAAGGGCATCCGGCGCAAGACGCCGAAGCGGAACACCCGAGTGCTGTACATTTCACCGCTGAAGGCGCTGGGCGTCGACGTCGAACGGAACCTGCGGGCCCCGCTCATCGGCATCACGCAGACCGCCAAACGTCTCGGCCTGCCCGCTCCGTTAATCACCGTGGGCGTCCGTTCCGGGGACACCCCGGCGTCGGACCGCCGCGCACTGCTCAGCCACCCGCCGGACATCCTCATCACCACGCCCGAGTCGCTGTTCCTGATGCTCACCTCCAAGGCCCGGGAGACGCTCAGCGAGGTGGACACCATCATCGTGGACGAGGTCCACGCCGTCGCCGGCACGAAGCGCGGGGCCCATCTGGCGGTATCGCTGGAACGCCTCGACGCGCTGCTGGCCAAACCCGCCCAGCGGATCGGGCTCTCGGCCACGGTGGAACCGAAGGAGCTCGTCGCGCAGTTCCTGGCCGGTTCCGCACCGGTGGAAATCGTGGCCCCGCCTTCGAAGAAGAACTGGGACCTGACAGTGTCCGTCCCGGTGGAGGACATGTCCGATCTCCAGGGCGCGGCGGGGGCCTTCGATTCCGGTCCGGCGTCCGGGCTCCAGCCGCAGGCGTCGATCTGGCCGCATGTGGAGGAGAAGATCGTGGACCTGGTGCTGGCCAACCAGTCCACCATCGTGTTCGCGAACTCCCGCCGGCTCGCCGAACGGCTGACCGCCCGGCTCAACGAGATCTATGCCGAGCGGCAGCTCGTGGCGGCCGGCGGCGGCTGGGACGAGTTTGGCGCCGCCGCTGCGGACTTCGATGGGCGGCGCGGGCCGACGGAGCCGTCCGGCGGCGTGTCGCTGCCGGCCGCACCTCCGACGTCGACGGTACCTCCGACGTCGACCGCGACCCCGGCCCATATGATGGCCCAGGCCGGCAGCACGGCCGGAACCGATCCGGTACTGGCCCGGGCCCACCACGGCTCTGTCTCCAAAGACCAGCGGGCCCTGATCGAGGATGATTTGAAATCCGGCCGGCTGCGCTGCGTCGTCGCCACGTCCTCCCTGGAACTGGGCATCGACATGGGCGCCGTGGACCTCGTGGTCCAGGTGGAGTCGCCGCCCTCGGTTGCCAGCGGGCTGCAGCGCGTGGGCCGCGCCGGCCACCAGGTCGGCGAAATTTCCCAGGGCGTGCTGTTCCCCAAGCACCGCGCGGATCTGGTCCACACGGCGATCACGGTCGAACGGATGCTCGGCGGTAAGATCGAGCGGCTCAGTGTCCCGGCCAATCCGCTGGACATCCTGGCCCAGCAGACCGTCGCCGCCACCGCGCTCGGGTCCATCGATGTGGAGGAATGGTTCTCCACGGTCCGCCGCTCCGCACCCTTCGCCTCCCTGCCCCGCTCCGCCTTTGAAGCCACCCTGGACCTGTTGGCCGGGCGCTACCCCTCCGATGAATTCGCGGAGCTGCGGCCCCGGATCATCTGGGACCGCAACGCCGGCACCATCGAAGGCCGGCCCGGTGCCCAGCGGTTGGCCGTCACCTCCGGCGGCACTATTCCGGACCGCGGCCTGTTCGGGGTCTACATCATCGGCACGGAAACGGAAGGCTCGGGCGGGGCTGGCTCCTCCGGCACGGCCAGCGCCGATGGCCGGGCCGCAAGCCCCGCCGCCGCCGCGGCCAAGGGCGGCCGCCGGGTGGGCGAACTGGACGAGGAAATGGTCTACGAATCCCGCGTCGGGGACGTGTTTGCCCTGGGCGCCACCAGCTGGAAGATCGAGGACATCACGCATGACCGGGTCCTGGTATCCCCCGCCTTCGGCCAGCCCGGAAAGCTCCCCTTCTGGAAGGGTGACTCCCTCGGCCGGCCGGTGGACCTGGGCCGGGCGCTCGGCGCCTTTGTGCGCGAACTGTCCGCGTCCGACGTCGGGCCGGCCACGGAGCGGTGCAAGGCCAGCGGACTGGACGATTTCGCCGCCAACAACCTGATCCAGTATCTCGCCGAACAGAAACTGGCCACCGAAATGGTACCCAGTGACACGACCCTCGTGGTGGAGCGTTTCCACGACGAACTCGGCGACTGGCGCGTCGTGCTGCACAGCCCCTTCGGCATGCCGGTGCACGCGCCGTGGGCGCTGGCCGTCGGGCAGCGCCTGCACCAGCGCTACGGGACGGACGGCTCCGCCATGGCCGCGGACGACGGCATCGTGCTGCGGGTGCCCATGATGGAAGACGAACCGCCCGGAGCCGAACTGTTCCTCTTCGACCCGGAGGAACTCGAGCAGATCGTCACCGCCGAAGTCGGCGGGAGCGCCCTCTTCGCCTCCCGGTTCCGCGAGTGCGCCGCCCGCGCACTGCTGTTGCCCCGGCAGAACCCGGGCAAACGGCAGCCGCTGTGGCAGCAGCGGCAGCGTTCCGCCCAGCTCCTGGACGTCGCACGGAAATACCCGACCTTCCCGATCGTGCTGGAAACGGTCCGCGAATGCCTGCAGGACGTCTACGATCTCCCCGCCCTGAAGGACATCGCGGCCTCCGTAGAGCGGCGCGAACTGCGGATCGTGCAGACCACCACGCAGCAGCCTTCGCCGTTCGCCAAGTCCCTGCTGTTCGGCTACGTCGCACAGTTCCTCTACGAGGGGGATTCCCCGCTCGCCGAGCGCCGGGCGGCCGCGCTGGCGCTCGATTCCACCCTGCTCAACGAGCTCCTGGGCCGGGTGGAGCTGCGCGAACTGCTCGACGCCAAGGTCATCGAAGCCACCGAACGGGAGCTGCAGCGACTCGCCCCGGACCGGAAGGTCCGCGGCCTGGAAGGGGTGGCGGACCTGCTCCGGCTGCTGGGCCCGCTCACCCCGGCGGAGGTCGCGGCCCGCCTGGAACCGCGGGCCGAGCCGGTTGCTGCGGCGGAGCCTTCCGCGGCGGAGCCTTCGCCGCCGGTTTCGCCGCCGCCGGCGCCGGCGCCGCCGGGCGCGGTCGGGCCGGACCCGGAGCTCCAATCTGCGGAGCCCGCACCTGAAGCTCTGGAAATCCTGGTCGTCGACGCCGCCGCGCACCTCGCCGCCCTCCAGCGAGCCAACCGTGCCATCAAGGTCAACGTGGGCGGCGTGGAACGCTTCGCCGCCGTGGAAGACGCGGCCCGCCTGCGTGACGCCCTCGGCGTCCCCCTGCCCCTGGGTGTCCCGCTGGCCTTCATCGAACCCGTCGCGGATCCGCTGGGCGACCTTGTCTCGCGCTACGCCCGGACACACGGCCCCTTCACCTCCGCCGAGGCGGCCGCCCGGCTGGGACTCGGGGTCGCCGTCGTCGGCACCGCACTGAAAAGGCTCGCCGCGGACGGCCGCGTGGTGGAGGGCGAGTTCCGCCCCCACGCCGCAGCCCCGGAACCGACCGCGGCGGGCGCCGGGACCCTCGCTCGCCCGGATGCTGGTCCCGGGATCCAGCAGTCCCCCGCCGCGCCGTCGTTGGCCGGCGTCAGTGAATGGTGCGACGCCGAGGTCCTGCGCCGGCTCCGCCGCCGTTCCCTCGCCGCGCTCCGGGCCGAGGTCGAGCCGGTGGACGCCGCCGCATTCGGCCGCTTCCTGCCCGCCTGGCAGAACGTCCTCGCTCCCGGCCGGCGCGGCCAGTCTGCACTGCGCGGACTGGACGGCATCATCACCGCCGTCGACCAGCTTTCCGGCGTTCCCATCCCGGCCTCGGCGTGGGAACCGCTGGTCCTGGCGAGCCGGGTGTCCGGCTACCAGCCGGCCATGCTCGACGAGCTCATGGCTGCCGGGGAAGTTCTCTGGTCCGGCGCGGGCTCACTGCCGGGCAGCGACGGCTGGATGAGCCTGCATCTTGCCGATTCAGCAGAGCTGACCCTGAACCCGGCCGTCGACTTCGAGCCCGGTGACGTGCAGCTGCGGCTGCTGGACCACCTGCGGAACAACGGCGGCGGGTATTTCTTCCGGCAACTGACCAAGATCGCCGGCGGCATGGACTCGGTACTGAGCGACCAGGACGTCGTCTCAGCACTCTGGGACCTTGTCTGGTCCGGCCGGGTCACCGGCGACACCTTTGCCCCGGTCCGTGCCCTGATTGCCGGCGGCCACACCGCCCACCGGCAGGTGGCCCGGGCTCCTCGGGCCCGCGCCCCCCGGTTGAGCAGGCTCGGGCGCGCCCACGGCACCGGGCTAATGGGATCGCCCGGGTTGACCGGCGGCCGTTACGGATCGGTCACCGGTTCCGCGCCGACCCCGCCGCTGGCCGCGGGCCGCTGGTCGGCGCTGCCTGCCCCCGAACTGGACCCCACCATCCATGCCCGGGCGACGGCCGAACTCCTGCTGGACCGGTACGGGGTGGTCACCCGCGGCTCCGTCATGGCGGAAAACATCCTGGGCGGCTTCGGGCTGATGTACAAGGTGCTGGCCCGGCTGGAAGAGGCCGGGCGGTGCCGGAGGGGCTACTTCATCGAGCATCTCGGCGCTGCCCAGTTTGCCGTGCCGGCCACCGTGGACCGGCTGCGGTCCTACGCCGAGGACACCGAGCTGCACAAACCCGAGCCGACTGCCCTGGCCCTCGCCGCAACGGACCCGGCCAACCCCTACGGCGCCGCGCTGCCCTGGCCGGCCCTCAACGTCGACGCGGGGACGGGCCACCGCCCGGGCCGGAAGGCGGGAGCGCTCGTGGTGCTGGTCGACGGCGCCCTGGTCCTGTATGTGGAACGCGGCGGCAAGACCCTGCTGGCCTTCAGCGAAGATACCGAAACCCTCACTGCGGCGGGCGCCTCCCTGGTCGGCGTTGTGACCCGCGGGGCGGTCGACAAACTGATCATGGAAAAGGTCAACGGCCACGACATCCTGGACACGCCCATCGCCACCGCCCTCGCCCAGGCCGGCGCCTACTCCACCCCGAAGGGACTGAGAATCCGTGCCTGA
- a CDS encoding DUF4232 domain-containing protein, with protein MTAQRIKNGLALTSVAAAAVLLLNGCGSSPAPAASEPASPTASSPSTQGTAAAATGGTQTPEPSAASPLPAPQAGPAMCKSANLTAATDSTGGGAAGSVYLQLVLTNSGAEPCLLKGYPGVSLTADANGDPIGAAATRDGSTPVTDILLAPGKAGTATLRYTQASNYPDCTRTPAAGFRIYPPEDTASLFVASPRDACSNTGVGLLTIGAFQAK; from the coding sequence ATGACGGCTCAGCGAATCAAAAACGGACTGGCACTCACATCGGTTGCTGCCGCGGCAGTGCTCCTGCTCAATGGCTGCGGCAGTTCCCCTGCCCCTGCTGCCAGTGAACCGGCATCCCCCACGGCAAGCTCGCCGTCCACGCAGGGCACAGCCGCAGCCGCGACCGGAGGAACCCAGACACCCGAGCCGTCGGCGGCTTCCCCCTTGCCGGCGCCCCAGGCCGGGCCCGCGATGTGCAAGTCCGCCAACCTGACGGCCGCCACGGATTCCACCGGCGGTGGCGCAGCCGGCAGCGTCTACCTGCAGCTGGTCCTGACAAACTCCGGAGCCGAACCCTGCCTGCTCAAGGGCTACCCCGGGGTCTCCCTGACCGCTGACGCCAACGGCGACCCGATCGGTGCCGCCGCTACCCGTGACGGTTCCACTCCCGTCACCGACATCTTGCTGGCGCCGGGCAAGGCAGGCACTGCGACGCTGCGCTACACGCAGGCCTCCAATTACCCGGACTGCACCCGGACCCCGGCGGCCGGCTTCCGGATCTATCCGCCGGAAGACACCGCTTCCCTGTTCGTCGCCAGTCCCCGGGATGCCTGCAGCAACACCGGCGTCGGCCTGCTGACTATCGGCGCTTTCCAGGCCAAGTAG
- a CDS encoding PLP-dependent aminotransferase family protein, translating to MSGSLNPASLARLLGQWHLGASPAYRELADVVRLLVLDGRVPLDVALPSERSLAGTLGVSRTTVTAAYALLREQGFLSSGQGSRGRTCIPRRGPEGAVPDNRSEFSRAPGLAVPDGLLDLAYASLPASGEVVHRAFAAALTELPALLPGFGYDALGVAPLREAIAARYSAAGVPTTAHQILVTSGAQHALNVVLRTLGSRSAKVLVEHPSYPNALDAIRAAGCRIVPAPLPPSSSIGEPGWDMDALETALRQQRPAMAYVVPDFHNPTGRLMPDSQRRRLARAAAASGTVLVVDETLRELNLDGAPSTPLAAFSPAVVSIGSLSKSHWAGLRTGWIRAGEPLIQRFAAARTTMDLGGPVVEQLAAAHLVNALTEPLPARLASLRHNRDTVLELISGHLPTWQTERPDGGLSVWCRLPAPLSTALTVIAPEFGIRLAAGPRFGIGGAFEHYLRVPFTLPPEQLETAVLSLRSAQDRLEASPQLRRELNSPPAVAIA from the coding sequence ATGTCCGGTTCCCTGAATCCCGCCTCGCTGGCCCGTCTCCTCGGTCAGTGGCATCTCGGGGCGTCCCCTGCGTACCGGGAGCTCGCCGACGTGGTCCGTTTGCTGGTGCTCGACGGCCGCGTCCCGCTGGACGTCGCCCTGCCCAGCGAGCGGTCCCTGGCCGGAACACTCGGCGTCAGCCGCACTACCGTGACTGCCGCCTACGCGCTGCTGCGTGAGCAGGGCTTCCTCAGCAGCGGCCAAGGCAGCCGGGGGCGGACCTGCATCCCTCGCCGGGGGCCCGAAGGAGCGGTGCCGGACAACAGATCCGAGTTCAGCCGGGCACCTGGGTTGGCCGTTCCGGACGGGCTCCTGGATCTTGCCTATGCCTCCCTGCCTGCCAGCGGGGAGGTGGTGCACCGGGCGTTTGCCGCCGCGTTGACCGAACTGCCGGCGCTGCTGCCGGGGTTCGGCTACGACGCGCTTGGCGTCGCCCCGCTGCGGGAAGCCATCGCCGCCCGGTATTCGGCCGCCGGCGTTCCCACGACCGCGCACCAGATCCTGGTGACCTCCGGCGCCCAGCATGCGCTGAATGTCGTCCTGCGCACCCTGGGCAGCCGTTCCGCCAAGGTACTAGTGGAGCACCCCAGCTACCCCAACGCCCTCGACGCGATCCGCGCGGCGGGCTGCCGGATCGTGCCGGCGCCCCTGCCGCCGTCGTCTTCGATCGGGGAGCCCGGCTGGGATATGGATGCCCTGGAGACCGCCTTAAGGCAGCAGCGGCCGGCAATGGCCTACGTGGTCCCCGACTTCCACAACCCCACCGGGCGGCTGATGCCGGATTCCCAGCGCCGGCGACTCGCCCGGGCGGCAGCCGCCTCGGGCACCGTGCTCGTGGTCGATGAGACGCTGCGGGAGCTCAACCTCGACGGCGCCCCTTCCACCCCGCTGGCCGCATTCAGCCCCGCGGTGGTCTCCATCGGCTCGCTCAGCAAGTCGCACTGGGCCGGGCTGCGGACCGGGTGGATCCGGGCAGGCGAGCCGCTCATCCAGCGCTTCGCCGCGGCCCGCACCACCATGGACCTGGGCGGGCCCGTCGTGGAGCAGCTAGCAGCGGCCCACCTTGTCAACGCCCTCACGGAACCGCTCCCCGCCCGGCTCGCCTCACTGCGCCACAACCGCGACACCGTGTTGGAGCTGATCAGCGGGCACCTGCCGACCTGGCAGACGGAGCGGCCCGACGGCGGGCTGTCCGTCTGGTGCCGGCTGCCGGCCCCGCTCAGCACGGCCTTGACGGTGATCGCCCCGGAATTCGGCATCCGGCTCGCGGCCGGCCCCCGCTTCGGGATCGGCGGAGCCTTCGAACACTATCTGCGCGTGCCGTTCACCCTGCCTCCGGAGCAGCTCGAGACCGCTGTGCTGTCCCTGCGCTCTGCGCAGGACCGGCTGGAGGCGTCACCGCAGTTGCGGCGGGAACTGAACAGCCCGCCCGCCGTCGCCATCGCCTGA
- a CDS encoding Fpg/Nei family DNA glycosylase, whose product MPEGDSVFRTAAQLHAALAGQQLLSSDFRVPRFATLRLGGWTVTEVVPRGKHLLMRLQGPAAPAPDNQPRPADQPGQSPPQPPAAGRATPADQNRLTIHSHLKMEGTWQVYPPGGRWRKPGFTARCVLRTATADAVGFSLGILEVVRTSEEDSIVGHLGPDLLGPDWDPAEAERRIRASPDVPVGVALLDQRNLAGIGNIYRCEACFLSGIHPASPVSAVPDLAGLISDAKVLLEANVGAGRRTTVLNPRGVAVGRTSRLPGYWVYRREHQPCLNCGTPIRRGVLGPAGGTEERDTYFCPKCQPQPGPGSE is encoded by the coding sequence GTGCCTGAGGGCGATTCCGTGTTCCGCACCGCCGCGCAGCTGCACGCGGCCCTGGCCGGCCAGCAACTGCTCTCCTCCGACTTCCGGGTGCCACGCTTCGCCACGCTCCGGCTCGGCGGCTGGACCGTGACCGAGGTGGTGCCCCGCGGCAAGCACCTGCTGATGCGGCTGCAGGGACCGGCCGCGCCCGCACCGGACAACCAGCCCCGGCCGGCGGACCAGCCCGGACAATCCCCGCCCCAACCACCGGCCGCCGGACGAGCCACCCCGGCAGACCAGAACCGGCTGACCATCCACTCGCACCTCAAAATGGAGGGAACCTGGCAGGTCTATCCGCCGGGAGGACGCTGGCGGAAGCCCGGCTTCACCGCCCGGTGCGTCCTGCGCACCGCCACGGCAGACGCCGTCGGCTTCTCGCTCGGCATCCTCGAAGTGGTCCGGACGTCCGAAGAGGACTCGATCGTCGGGCATCTGGGGCCGGACCTGCTGGGCCCCGACTGGGATCCGGCGGAGGCAGAACGGCGGATCCGCGCTTCCCCCGACGTCCCGGTCGGAGTGGCGTTGCTGGACCAGAGGAACCTGGCCGGAATCGGGAACATCTATCGCTGCGAGGCCTGCTTCCTCTCCGGCATCCACCCGGCATCGCCCGTCTCTGCAGTGCCCGATCTGGCTGGCCTTATCTCCGATGCGAAAGTTTTGCTGGAGGCCAACGTGGGGGCCGGCCGCCGGACCACCGTCCTCAATCCACGCGGTGTTGCCGTGGGCCGGACGTCGAGGCTGCCCGGCTATTGGGTCTACCGCCGCGAGCACCAGCCATGCCTGAACTGCGGCACTCCGATCCGGCGCGGAGTGCTGGGTCCGGCGGGGGGCACCGAGGAACGAGACACCTACTTCTGTCCCAAGTGCCAGCCACAGCCGGGCCCAGGCTCAGAATAG
- a CDS encoding YcnI family protein — translation MLAGMSGASAHVGINPDKTTANSYALLTFGVPHGCEESGTTKITITLPAELDDAQPTVNPNWTVQKVVEQLPEPKETADGATITKRTSQIIYTAKAPLEPELRDALVLSVKLPDAAGKTLYFPTLQNCEQGQTDWSEIAPEGQDAHALKAPAPAVTVTEAAPAGAGHDDRAAVSSDTAADTAAVAAPGAASGASDAAAADDAGAQARSWAALAAGFGGLVLGGIALLRSRGRQSAPVPVPIPKK, via the coding sequence ATGCTCGCGGGGATGAGCGGCGCCTCGGCACACGTCGGCATCAACCCGGACAAAACCACCGCTAACTCCTACGCCCTGCTGACCTTCGGCGTCCCGCATGGCTGCGAAGAGTCCGGCACCACGAAAATCACCATCACGCTCCCCGCCGAGCTGGACGATGCCCAGCCCACCGTTAACCCGAACTGGACGGTCCAGAAGGTCGTCGAGCAGCTGCCCGAGCCGAAGGAAACGGCAGACGGCGCCACCATTACCAAGCGCACCAGCCAGATCATCTACACGGCCAAGGCGCCTCTGGAGCCGGAGCTCCGTGACGCGCTGGTGCTCTCCGTCAAACTGCCTGATGCCGCAGGGAAGACGCTGTACTTCCCGACCCTGCAGAACTGCGAACAGGGCCAGACGGACTGGTCCGAGATCGCGCCGGAAGGCCAGGATGCACACGCTCTCAAGGCCCCGGCACCCGCTGTGACCGTCACCGAAGCCGCCCCGGCCGGAGCCGGGCACGACGACCGCGCCGCTGTTTCGTCCGACACCGCGGCCGACACTGCGGCCGTCGCCGCGCCGGGTGCCGCGTCCGGCGCATCCGATGCCGCCGCGGCGGATGACGCGGGCGCCCAGGCGCGGAGCTGGGCCGCCCTTGCAGCCGGTTTCGGCGGTCTGGTTCTCGGCGGCATCGCCCTCTTGCGGAGCCGGGGCCGACAGTCCGCTCCGGTCCCCGTGCCGATTCCCAAGAAGTAG